A genome region from Arachis duranensis cultivar V14167 chromosome 6, aradu.V14167.gnm2.J7QH, whole genome shotgun sequence includes the following:
- the LOC107494782 gene encoding squamosa promoter-binding-like protein 18, which produces MDWDWKEFAWDASELDPSHKNSNSEEASSVDLRLAGEASDLEKKEEESSIRTVSSSSSSAKRSRLQNGPQNLSCLVDGCSFDLSDCREYHRRHRVCEKHSKTPVVLVGGKQQRFCQQCSRFHSLGEFDEVKRSCRKRLDGHNRRRRKPQPPSFLMSSEKFMYNYKGPRILHFGNPQPYANPIVRNMWPAASISGAKAEYDHHRFLYRIDKHRQDKELLLWQDNVPKSFNESTAMPGTPIHQPICGSTIAPSTTAKLGLKKPLPSDGKPGCFDAGCALYLLSTIQTQTQSPSSGTEQFDAAVDKPGSHQVLVLDANTTNLHCNGMLQMGHDGLVENGDSLALPFFWE; this is translated from the exons ATGGATTGGGATTGGAAAGAGTTTGCTTGGGATGCATCTGAGTTGGACCCCTCTCACAAGAATAGTAACAGTGAAGAAGCTTCTTCAGTTGATTTGCGCCTGGCCGGTGAGGCCTCTGATttggaaaagaaagaagaagaatcatcAATAAGAACTGTGTCGTCTTCGTCATCGTCGGCAAAGAGATCCCGTTTGCAAAATGGGCCACAGAATTTGTCTTGTTTGGTTGATGGATGCAGCTTTGATCTTAGTGATTGCAGGGAGTATCATAGGCGTCACAGGGTCTGCGAGAAGCACTCCAAAACCCCGGTTGTGTTGGTTGGGGGAAAGCAGCAGAGGTTTTGCCAACAATGCAGCAG GTTTCATTCACTTGGGGAGTTTGATGAGGTTAAGAGGAGTTGCCGGAAGCGTCTTGATGGGCATAATAGGCGCCGGAGGAAACCTCAGCCGCCATCTTTCCTCATGAGTTCTGAGAAGTTCATGTACAATTACAAAG GACCTAGGATCCTGCATTTTGGTAACCCTCAACCATATGCAAACCCTATTGTGAGAAACATGTGGCCTGCTGCATCCATATCCGGAGCCAAAGCTGAGTATGATCATCACCGGTTTCTATATCGAATCGACAAGCACAGGCAGGACAAGGAGCTTCTTCTCTGGCAAGATAATGTTCCAAAATCATTCAATGAATCCACAGCAATGCCGGGAACTCCAATCCACCAGCCTATCTGTGGCAGCACCATTGCCCCATCAACAACTGCAAAGCTCGGCCTTAAGAAGCCGCTGCCTTCTGATGGCAAACCTGGGTGTTTTGATGCAGGTTGTGCTCTCTATCTTCTGTCAACAATACAAACACAAACACAGTCTCCGTCCTCAGGGACCGAGCAATTCGATGCTGCGGTTGATAAGCCTGGTAGCCATCAAGTATTAGTTCTTGATGCTAACACAACCAACCTTCATTGCAATGGGATGCTGCAAATGGGACATGATGGATTGGTTGAAAATGGTGACTCACTTGCACTTCCATTTTTTTGGGAGTAG